A part of Gallus gallus isolate bGalGal1 chromosome 26, bGalGal1.mat.broiler.GRCg7b, whole genome shotgun sequence genomic DNA contains:
- the IGFN1 gene encoding immunoglobulin-like and fibronectin type III domain-containing protein 1: MTTRPGVKPLQKSSLRGVHITQFVDKIPKGCSTPDFERKPVSLTLQEGKNAIFRAAVKGVPAPEVKWKRAKGEMNDPAKYLMFYSPATSEHILQINKITAGDSDLYRCFAVNEYGEASCSAGLRIIQVGFKRKANYVTGHPAEDLKKNLQDLKKTLKKRAPPPKQKVVDKEAIFQLLLHADRKDYERICIKYGISDFRGMLRALQELRRDAESEQAKLIHSVRNMEHIKVNKDGSASFSLEMDLKSASSNIYLLKDGEKVRYGTGDEYRKYYLRQIGKKYYFIVNDVHPEDAGLYQVRVEDVPVFSTELDAESIPVRFQKPLRDLRCHEEEDVVFECVLRTPCYDAVWLHKAHPLEASEKHQISVSPDGMTHQLIIKNAVTSDNGLYTLDTGLCSSRAWLLVEHAKEAKIQDEEEHEKSDWQKGTPDKDRAKKLKRGEYLGDEDHPMDAGMKRDGWYRSDQEGSQGYSADADGEFKFLGKEGLRKTNRDESMGPGQFSRELGGADSMMDGASNIGLKILEDESGLRPVHSQGSMTGRADTDDGLGGGTKSYSVDGRHDSMLGAVDVDMGGAEGVSSWHDKNAKLGDASSRAAFVGMKSLDGSSVSDGINLDSTRVGGAQSVYSKDGLPAAVDVNGVSINREGEIGSPYSKDNLIVDAGGRVGQAGISGLLYGPGGLPAGDGARTGAGGSFVGEMEVLYSPDGLPIGAGVDATAVKRGDLYGKRGQLSEPYGKDGLPAGMEAGVGGAGLEGAGSIYGKTSVGGAGVAGAGPLGSPYGKDGLPLGAGVGGAGVAGAGAVGSPYGKDGLPAGAGVGAAGVAGAGAVGSPYGKDGLPAGAGVGAAGVAGAGALGSPYGKDGVLAGAGVGGAGLAGAGAVGSPYGKDGVLAGASVAGAGLAGAGGVGSPYGKDGLPAGAGVGAAGLAGAGAAGLAGAGAAGLAGAGAAGLAGVGAAGLAGVGAAGLAGVGAAGLAGVGAVGSPFGKEGLPAGAGVGGVGVAGAGGLGSPYGKDGLPAGAGVGAAGLAGAGAVGSPYGKDGVLAGADGGGAGVAGAGAVGSPYGKDGVPSGAGVAGAGVAGAGAVGSPYGKDGLPAGAGVGAAGLAGAGAVGSPYGKDGLPAGAGVGGAGLAGAGAVGSPYGKDGLPAGAGVGGAGLAGAGAVGSPYGKDGLPAGAGVGGAGLAGAGAVGSPYGKDGLPAGAGVGAAGLAGAGAVGSPYGKDGLPAGAGVGAAGLAGAGAVGSPYGKDGLPAGAGVAGVGAGLAGAGGVGSPFGKDGLPAGAGVGGAGLAGAGAVGSPYGKDGLPAGAGVGGAGLAGARAVGSPYGKDGLPAGAGVGAAGLAGAGAVGSPYGKDGLPAGAGVAGVGAGLAGAGGVGSPFGKDGLPAGAGVGGAGLAGAGAVGSPYGKDGLPAGAGVGGAGLAGARAVGSPYGKDGLPAGAGVGGAGVAGAGALGSPFGKDGLPLGAGVGAAGLAGVAGAGLAGAGAVGSPYGKDGLPAGAGVGGAGLAGVGGAGLAGVGAAGLAGAGGVGSPYGKDGLPAGAGVGGAGLAGAGAVGSPYGKDGLPAGAGVGGAGLAGAGAVGSPYGKDGLPAGAVSGAAHFSLGSKEVMGSVHGQDALLGRAQGYVGGVGGTGLSSEGGGVGGSAIQVAGSAYGSAGSRAGESGASRLGGDGSELHSVHGKEGVVGAVGMGGEYGLDSRAGKSAFGEAGKGTASDFRGSEHKGSSHDKESLSGQGDARAEDRDLGQSGSRYGKDSASGGAGGRSHDRLFGEWKPGLFDQSSQGSDQMSAPYGGPSISQRKQVPSLDIKASDFLKSTESTEKRRRHHLDDQTAPRSRVSKHLNDVRVLKGEPTELSCAVNRHDLTGTWFKDGLKLTSMDGVSLEKEGLVHKLVISKVEDIHAGKYRFEAGDIKTEASIFVEDPPQVDEILLKNLTSVPTVAKAGEKVVIKIPFEGRLPVRATWLKDKIELGDDSRVRVDKTDTFTMLSISNAERKDCGDYKVRLKNDSGILDIDLKVEVIDKPQPPAGPMKIVESSANDVTIQWNPPKDDGGKPVQNYIIEKQQVGKSDWVAVGETPRSCTTFTTSKVEQDMSYYFRVRAVNAEGTSDALESDEVVTISKGSPGAPDPPEIIGVSKDTITISWKTPRRAGSSRISGYIVQKRKMGSMTWVPVNSVPVADKKLKITNLKKGLQYEFCVAAVNASGIGDMSAPSQSVFARDSTTPPGKVRDLKMTINDNTSVTLTWNAPEAKEGSAVEGYNVEMRSSNNLSWTKCNIFPIETTTYKVKGLQTKGTYFLRVRAINDCGPGEATELEACTEAVPRVVSPRFIIDKRVKNFLVIKAGNTIRVDIPYEAPPDSVLTWLKDGVPLPSRAKISTQDDTSQLLIKAAQFTDSGIYTVELTSGTGKRETFSFQVQVTDIPQPPGPIELRENVPNIVTVTWEPSTSEKWESNLFYTVLKRESRKGLWHVIGDLIYTNKFTYTKVIPGRDYYFRVVAKNHLGSSCPSDTVQPWRIRKPKADIQVRPQRYKGVNQNQPPRFLVPLKPHVVTTGSECRMSCAVGGHPPPKVTWYKDGKDLSNNPSYFGTNDFGVCSLVILGVSKADEGDYTVEATNESGRAFSRASLTIKDSCL; the protein is encoded by the exons ATGACAACCCGTCCAGGAG TGAAACCTCTCCAGAAATCTTCCCTCCGAGGAGTTCACATTACCCAGTTTGTGGATAAGATTCCAAAAGGATGCAGCACACCTGACTTTGAGCGAAAACCTGTCAGTCTAACATTGCAGGAAG GTAAAAATGCCATATTCAGAGCTGCAGTCAAGGGTGTTCCCGCCCCTGAGGTGAAATGGAAACGtgcaaaaggagaaatgaaCGATCCTGCCAAATATCTAATGTTCTATAGTCCAGCTACAAGTGAACACATTCTGCAG ataaataaaatcactgcaGGTGACTCTGATTTGTACCGTTGCTTTGCTGTAAATGAATATGGGGAGGCGTCATGCTCTGCTGGCCTCAGGATCATACAAG TTGGCTTTAAGAGGAAAGCAAACTATGTTACTGGTCATCCTGCTGAAG ACTTGAAAAAGAATCTTCAGGACCTCAAGAAGACGCTGAAGAAGCG GGCTccaccaccaaaacaaaaagtagtGGACAAAGAAGCAATCTTCCAACTGTTACTGCACGCAGATAGGAAAGATTATGAGAGAATCTGTATTAAATATGGAATTTCTGACTTCCGTGGCATGCTGAGAGCGCTTCAGGAGTTGAGGAGGGATGCGGAGAGTGAACAAGCAAAG ttaATTCACAGTGTCAGAAACATGGAACACATCAAGGTCAACAAAGATGGAAGTGCTTCGTTTAGTCTGGAGATGGACCTGAAAAGTGCTAGCAGCAACATTTATCTGCTTAAG GATGGTGAGAAGGTCCGTTATGGAACAGGGGATGAATACAGAAAGTATTACCTTAGACAAATTGGAAAGaagtattattttattgttaacGATGTGCATCCAGAAGATGCAGGCTTGTATCAAGTCAGAGTGGAGGATGTACCTGTTTTCTCAACTGAGCTGGATGCTGAAT cCATCCCTGTGAGATTTCAGAAGCCGCTCAGAGATCTGCGTTGTCATGAGGAGGAAGATGTTGTCTTTGAGTGTGTCCTGCGCACTCCCTGCTATGATGCTGTGTGGTTACATAAAGCCCACCCCCTCGAAGCAAGTGAGAAGCACCAGATCTCTGTGAGCCCTGATGGTATGACCCACCAGCTTATTATCAAAAATGCTGTGACCTCTGACAATGGCTTGTATACACTTGACACTGGACTCTGCTCCTCGAGGGCCTGGCTTCTTGTAGAGC ATGCCAAAGAGGCAAAGATACAGGATGAGGAGGAACATGAAAAATCTGACTGGCAGAAGGGAACGCCAGATAAGGACAGAGCTAAGAAGCTTAAACGTGGAGAATATCTTGGTGATGAAGATCATCCTATGGATGCTGGCATGAAAAGAGATGGCTGGTACAGAAGTGACcaagaaggcagtcaaggcTACTCCGCTGATGCTGATGGAGAATTTAAATTTTTAGGAAAAGAAGGGCTGCGCAAAACCAACAGAGATGAAAGCATGGGGCCTGGGCAGTTTTCTAGAGAACTGGGAGGTGCAGACTCCATGATGGATGGTGCTAGTAACATTGGATTAAAAATTTTAGAAGACGAAAGTGGATTGAGGCCTGTACACAGCCAGGGTTCTATGACAGGCAGAGCAGATACTGATGATGGATTAGGAGGAGGAACTAAATCTTATTCTGTGGATGGCAGACATGATAGCATGTTAGGTGCAGTTGATGTTGACATGGGTGGTGCAGAAGGTGTGAGCTCTTGGCATGACAAGAATGCTAAATTAGGTGATGCTAGTTCTAGGGCTGCCTTTGTTGGTATGAAGAGTTTAGATGGAAGTTCTGTGTCAGATGGAATCAATCTTGATTCAACCAGAGTGGGAGGTGCACAATCTGTCTATAGCAAAGATGGTCTGCCTGCTGCAGTTGATGTGAATGGGGTCAGTATAAATAGAGAAGGAGAAATAGGGTCTCCCTACAGCAAAGACAACCTGATAGTTGATGCTGGTGGTCGTGTAGGTCAGGCGGGAATATCTGGCTTGCTGTATGGCCCAGGTGGTCTTCCAGCTGGAGATGGGGCTAGGACTGGTGCAGGTGGTAGTTTTGTAGGAGAAATGGAGGTATTATATAGTCCAGATGGTCTGCCAATTGGGGCAGGTGTTGATGCTACTGCAGTTAAAAGGGGGGATCTGTATGGTAAGCGTGGTCAGTTAAGTGAACCATATGGAAAGGATGGTTTACCAGCAGGAATGGAAGCTGGGGTTGGTGGTGCTGGTTTGGAAGGTGCTGGGTCTATATATGGAAAGACAAGTGTTGGTGGTGCTGGAGTAGCTGGTGCAGGGCCACTTGGGTCTCCATATGGGAAGGATGGTCTCCCGCTTGGGGCTGGTGTTGGTGGTGCAGGTGTGGCTGGTGCAGGGGCAGTTGGGTCTCCATATGGGAAGGATGGTCtcccagctggggctggtgtTGGTGCTGCAGGTGTGGCTGGTGCAGGGGCAGTTGGGTCTCCATATGGGAAGGATGGTCtcccagctggggctggtgtTGGTGCTGCAGGTGTGGCTGGTGCAGGGGCACTTGGGTCTCCATATGGGAAGGATGGTGTCCTGGCTGGGGCTGGTGTTGGTGGTGCAGGTTTGGCTGGTGCAGGGGCAGTTGGATCTCCATATGGGAAGGATGGTGTCCTGGCTGGGGCTAGTGTTGCTGGTGCAGGTTTGGCTGGTGCAGGGGGAGTTGGATCTCCATATGGGAAGGATGGTCtcccagctggggctggtgtTGGTGCTGCAGGTTtggctggtgctggtgctgcaggtttggctggtgctggtgctgcaggtttggctggtgctggtgctgcaggttTGGCTGGTGTTGGTGCTGCAGGTTTGGCTGGTGTTGGTGCTGCAGGTTTGGCTGGTGTTGGTGCTGCAGGTTTGGCTGGTGTAGGGGCAGTTGGATCTCCATTTGGGAAGGAAGGTCtcccagctggggctggtgtTGGTGGTGTAGGTGTGGCTGGTGCGGGTGGACTTGGGTCTCCATATGGGAAGGATGGTCtcccagctggggctggtgtTGGTGCTGCAGGTTTGGCTGGTGCAGGGGCAGTTGGGTCTCCATATGGGAAGGATGGTGTCCTGGCTGGGGCTGATGGTGGTGGTGCAGGTGTGGCTGGTGCAGGGGCAGTTGGATCTCCATATGGGAAAGATGGTGTCCCGTCTGGGGCTGGTGTTGCTGGTGCAGGTGTGGCTGGTGCAGGGGCAGTTGGATCTCCATATGGGAAGGATGGTCTTCCAGCTGGGGCTGGTGTTGGTGCTGCAGGTTTGGCTGGTGCAGGGGCAGTTGGATCTCCATATGGGAAGGATGGTCTTCCAGCTGGGGCTGGTGTTGGTGGTGCAGGTTTGGCTGGTGCAGGGGCAGTTGGATCTCCATATGGGAAGGATGGTCtcccagctggggctggtgtTGGTGGTGCAGGTTTGGCTGGTGCAGGGGCAGTTGGATCTCCATATGGGAAGGATGGTCtcccagctggggctggtgtTGGTGGTGCAGGTTTAGCTGGTGCAGGGGCAGTTGGATCTCCATATGGGAAGGATGGTCtcccagctggggctggtgtTGGTGCTGCAGGTTTAGCTGGTGCAGGGGCAGTTGGATCTCCATATGGGAAGGATGGTCtcccagctggggctggtgtTGGTGCTGCAGGTTTGGCTGGTGCAGGGGCAGTTGGATCTCCATATGGGAAGGATGGTCTTCCAGCTGGGGCTGGTGTTGCTGGTGTTGGTGCAGGTTTGGCTGGTGCAGGGGGAGTTGGATCTCCATTTGGGAAGGATGGTCtcccagctggggctggtgtTGGTGGTGCAGGTTTGGCTGGTGCAGGGGCAGTTGGGTCTCCATATGGGAAGGATGGTCTTCCAGCTGGGGCTGGTGTTGGTGGTGCAGGTTTAGCTGGTGCAAGGGCAGTTGGATCTCCATATGGGAAGGATGGTCtcccagctggggctggtgtTGGTGCTGCAGGTTTGGCTGGTGCAGGGGCAGTTGGATCTCCATATGGGAAGGATGGTCTTCCAGCTGGGGCTGGTGTTGCTGGTGTTGGTGCAGGTTTGGCTGGTGCAGGGGGAGTTGGATCTCCATTTGGGAAGGATGGTCtcccagctggggctggtgtTGGTGGTGCAGGTTTGGCTGGTGCAGGGGCAGTTGGGTCTCCATATGGGAAGGATGGTCTTCCAGCTGGGGCTGGTGTTGGTGGTGCAGGTTTAGCTGGTGCAAGGGCAGTTGGGTCTCCATATGGGAAGGATGGTCTTCCAGCTGGGGCTGGTGTTGGTGGTGCAGGTGTGGCTGGTGCAGGGGCACTTGGATCTCCATTTGGGAAGGATGGTCTCCCGCTTGGGGCTGGTGTTGGTGCTGCAGGTTTGGCTGGTGTTGCTGGTGCAGGTTTGGCTGGTGCAGGGGCAGTTGGGTCTCCATATGGGAAGGATGGTCtcccagctggggctggtgtTGGTGGTGCAGGTTTGGCTGGTGTTGGTGGTGCAGGTTTGGCTGGTGTTGGTGCTGCAGGTTTGGCTGGTGCAGGGGGAGTTGGGTCTCCATATGGGAAGGATGGTCTCCCGGCTGGGGCTGGTGTTGGTGGTGCAGGTTTGGCTGGTGCAGGGGCAGTTGGATCTCCATATGGGAAGGATGGTCTTCCAGCTGGGGCTGGTGTTGGTGGTGCAGGTTTGGCTGGTGCAGGGGCAGTTGGATCTCCATATGGGAAGGATGGTCTCCCAGctggagctgtgtcaggagcagctcatttttctttagGGAGTAAAGAAGTCATGGGATCTGTCCATGGTCAGGATGCTCTGCTTGGCAGAGCTCAAGGATATGTAGGTGGAGTAGGAGGAACTGGCTTATCGTCAGAAGGTGGGGGTGTTGGTGGCTCTGCCATACAAGTTGCTGGATCTGCATATGGGTCAGCTGGATCCAGGGCTGGTGAAAGTGGTGCTAGCAGACTGGGAGGTGATGGGAGTGAGTTGCACTCTGTCCATGGTAAAGAAGGTGTGGTAGGTGCTGTTGGAATGGGTGGTGAATATGGGCTGGATTCACGTGCTGGCAAATCTGCATTTGGTGAAGCTGGGAAGGGGACTGCCAGTGATTTCAGAGGATCAGAACACAAAGGTTCATCCCATGACAAAGAATCACTTTCAGGTCAAGGTGATGCTAGGGCTGAGGACAGAGATTTAGGACAGTCAGGCTCTCGTTATGGCAAGGATTCCGCCTCTGGAGGCGCAGGGGGCAGATCCCATGATAGATTGTTTGGTGAGTGGAAGCCAGGTCTTTTCGATCAAAGTTCACAGGGTTCTGATCAGATGTCAGCCCCTTATGGTGGTCCTTCAATAAGCCAGAGAAAACAGGTACCTAGCCTTGATATCAAAGCAAGTGATTTCTTGAAGAGTACAGAAAgtacagaaaagagaagacgACATCACCTAGATGATCAGACAG CACCACGCTCTCGTGTCAGCAAACACTTAAATGATGTCAGAGTCCTGAAAGGGGAACCAACTGAGCTGTCTTGTGCTGTCAATAGACATGACTTAACAGGAACCTGGTTTAAGGATGGGTTAAAG TTAACAAGCATGGATGGAGTCTCTTTGGAGAAGGAAGGTCTGGTCCACAAACTCGTTATTAGCAAAGTAGAAGATATCCATGCTGGGAAGTATAGGTTTGAAGCTGGAGATATAAAAACTGAAGCTTCAATTTTTGTTGAAG ATCCTCCACAGGTTGATGAAATTCTCCTAAAAAATTTAACGAGTGTCCCTACTGTGGCCAAGGCAGGGGAAAAAGTTGTAATCAAGATCCCTTTTGAAGGCCGGCTTCCAGTCAGAGCAACATGGCTAAAGGACAAAATAGAACTGGGAGATGACTCAAGGGTTCGTGTTGATAAAACAGACACCTTTACAATGCTGTCCATCTCCAATGCTGAGAGAAAGGACTGTGGGGATTACAAAGTGAGGCTGAAGAATGACAGTGGAATCCTGGATATTGACCTAAAGGTTGAGGTAATAG acaAGCCACAGCCACCTGCAGGACCCATGAAAATTGTAGAAAGCTCTGCAAATGATGTTACCATTCAGTGGAATCCCCCAAAGGATGATGGGGGCAAACCAGTGCAAAACTATATTATTGAGAAACAGCAAGTAGGCAAGAGCGACTGGGTGGCTGTGGGAGAAACCCCCAGGAGCTGTACTACTTTCACTACCAGCAAAGTGGAACAAGACATGAGCTACTACTTCAGAGTGAGAGCTGTGAATGCAGAGGGAACCAGCGATGCATTGGAATCAGATGAGGTGGTGACTATCAGTAAAG GTTCACCTGGTGCCCCAGATCCTCCCGAGATCATCGGTGTCAGCAAAGACACCATCACAATATCCTGGAAGACACCTCGGAGAGCTGGCAGCTCCCGAATTTCGGGATACATCGTTCAGAAACGCAAGATGGGCAGCATGACCTGGGTGCCAGTCAACAGTGTGCCCGTAGCAG acaagaagctgaaaataacCAATCTCAAGAAGGGTCTGCAGTATGAGTTTTGTGTGGCAGCTGTCAATGCTTCTGGCATAGGAGATATGAGTGCACCGTCACAATCTGTCTTTGCTCGGGACTCCACAA CACCTCCAGGTAAAGTGAGGGACCTTAAAATGACCATCAATGACAACACTAGTGTCACCTTGACATGGAATGCACCTGAAGCAAAAGAGGGAAGTGCCGTGGAAGGCTACAACGTGGAGATGCGGTCTTCTAACAACCTCAGCTGGACCAAATGCAACATTTTTCCTATAGAGACGACCACTTACAAAGTTAAAGGCCTGCAAACCAAGGGGACGTACTTCCTACGTGTGAGAGCCATCAATGACTGTGGCCCCGGAGAAGCCACAGAGCTTGAAGCTTGCACTGAAGCTGTTCCTCGTGTTG TTTCTCCCAGGTTCATAATAGACAAgagagtgaaaaatttcctggTTATAAAAGCAGGAAACACCATTCGAGTGGATATTCCTTATGAG GCACCTCCAGATTCTGTGTTGACCTGGTTAAAGGATGGGGTTCCTCTTCCAAGCCGTGCTAAAATAAGCACCCAAGATGATACCTCCCAGCTGCTGATTAAAGCAGCTCAGTTCACTGACAGTGGCATCTATACTGTTGAGCTCACGAGTGGGacagggaaaagagaaacattcaGCTTCCAAGTTCAAGTTACAG ATATCCCACAACCACCCGGACCTATTGAACTGAGAGAGAATGTGCCAAATATAGTGACAGTAACCTGGGAGCCATCAACATCTGAGAAATGGGAAAGTAATCTCTTCTACACAGTCCTGAAACGTGAATCACGGAAAGGCTTGTGGCACGTGATCGGTGACCTGATCTACACCAACAAATTCACTTACACCAAAGTGATCCCAGGCAGGGATTACTACTTCAGGGTTGTGGCAAAAAATCACTTGGGATCCAGTTGTCCATCCGACACTGTGCAGCCTTGGAGAATTCGAAAACCAAAGG CTGACATTCAAGTCAGACCACAGAGGTACAAGGGGGTTAATCAGAACCAGCCCCCAAGATTCCTCGTCCCCCTGAAGCCTCACGTGGTGACCACTGGCAGTGAGTGCCGCATGAGCTGTGCAGTTGGAGGCCATCCACCCCCAAAAGTCACGTGGTACAAAGATGGGAAAGACCTCTCCAATAATCCTTCCTATTTTGGCACAAACGACTTTGGTGTCTGCTCCCTGGTGATCCTTGGCGTTTCCAAGGCTGATGAAGGAGACTACACAGTTGAAGCCACCAATGAGTCAGGCCGTGCTTTCAGCAGAGCCTCCCTCACTATTAAAG ACTCCTGCCTGTAA